One Felis catus isolate Fca126 chromosome D3, F.catus_Fca126_mat1.0, whole genome shotgun sequence DNA segment encodes these proteins:
- the MRPL40 gene encoding 39S ribosomal protein L40, mitochondrial isoform X1, giving the protein MAVAALRASARALRSGSWLLGTWQTQIRDTHQRASLFSFWELIPMRAEPLRKKKKVDPKKDQAAKDRLKKRIRRLEKASQELIPIEDFITPVKLFDKARQRPHMELPFEESERRALLLKKWSLYKHREHEMERDAIKSMLEAQQEALQELQLLSPELHAEATKRDPNLFPFEKEGPDYTPPVSNYQPPEGRYHDITKVYTQVEFKR; this is encoded by the exons ATGGCTGTCGCAGCGCTGAGAGCTTCCGCCCGCGCTCTGCGCTCGGGGAGCTG GCTTCTGGGAACTTGGCAGACACAGATTAGAGACACCCACCAGcgagcttcattattttccttctgggaaCTCATTCCCATGAG AGCGGAAcctctgagaaagaagaaaaaggtagaTCCTAAAAAAGACCAAGCAGCAAAGGACCGTTTGAAAAAGAGAATCAGACGACTGGAGAAAGCTAGCCAGGAGCTAATCCCCATTGAAGATTTTATAACACCTGTGAAGCTCTTCGATAAAGCAAG ACAGCGGCCTCACATGGAGCTTCCTTTTGAGGAGAGTGAGCGGAGAGCTCTGCTTCTGAAGAAGTGGTCCCTGTATAAGCATCGAGAGcatgagatggagagagatgccATCAAGTCCATGCTTGAGGCCCAACAGGAAGCTCTGCAGGAGCTGCAACTCCTGTCCCCAGAGCTACATGCGGAGGCCACCAAGCGGGACCCCAATTTGTTCCCCTTTGAAAAAGAAGGGCCAGATTACACGCCACCAGTCTCCAACTACCAGCCCCCTGAAGGCAGGTACCATGACATCACCAAGGTGTATACACAGGTGGAGTTTAAGAGGTAG
- the MRPL40 gene encoding 39S ribosomal protein L40, mitochondrial isoform X2 codes for MRAEPLRKKKKVDPKKDQAAKDRLKKRIRRLEKASQELIPIEDFITPVKLFDKARQRPHMELPFEESERRALLLKKWSLYKHREHEMERDAIKSMLEAQQEALQELQLLSPELHAEATKRDPNLFPFEKEGPDYTPPVSNYQPPEGRYHDITKVYTQVEFKR; via the exons ATGAG AGCGGAAcctctgagaaagaagaaaaaggtagaTCCTAAAAAAGACCAAGCAGCAAAGGACCGTTTGAAAAAGAGAATCAGACGACTGGAGAAAGCTAGCCAGGAGCTAATCCCCATTGAAGATTTTATAACACCTGTGAAGCTCTTCGATAAAGCAAG ACAGCGGCCTCACATGGAGCTTCCTTTTGAGGAGAGTGAGCGGAGAGCTCTGCTTCTGAAGAAGTGGTCCCTGTATAAGCATCGAGAGcatgagatggagagagatgccATCAAGTCCATGCTTGAGGCCCAACAGGAAGCTCTGCAGGAGCTGCAACTCCTGTCCCCAGAGCTACATGCGGAGGCCACCAAGCGGGACCCCAATTTGTTCCCCTTTGAAAAAGAAGGGCCAGATTACACGCCACCAGTCTCCAACTACCAGCCCCCTGAAGGCAGGTACCATGACATCACCAAGGTGTATACACAGGTGGAGTTTAAGAGGTAG